The genomic interval ACCTTCGTTGTAATGCTGGGTTGGGCACATATAACATGGACACTGATGTCAGTGGATATTTTAAAGTCTGTAGCTGTATGTTATGAAACATATTATAATACTAGCAATAAAGATTACCCACGAAAGATTAAATGTGTTTTGTTAGACTGATTGAACTACCTGCAATCATATCATTTGGATCGATAATGGTAAACATCGTTGATCTATTGTGCTATAAGCATTGTCTTATACAATTGCATTATTTTAGCAAGTCATTGAAAAACCTGTTGTCAGATACAATATTACTGGAATGTAAGCTAATGAATGAAATAACAGGTCGAATCTCATGCGTTTCACAATAAATGTCCCTGTTGTAGCCTAGCCCTCAAGAAATGCGCGTCAAAACGGCGTCACTGTAGCCAATCTGCTTTTGCGCGAACGTAGTCGTTAACCCAACCGCTCCCATCCTTGCCTTGTCTTCACCCGGCTCTACCTCCAGTCTGCACGCATTGTCATCTGCTGATTCAGTGCCTTAAGCATCCTCCTTCACGCCACGGGCAAGCTCTGTAACGTTTGTTGGAATTGTTAGATACTAACAACAGCAGTCATGGCCAAAACAGTAGCCGGTAAGATGAACAATTTTCTTCATTTTCTAAGCGCGTATTTGTAGGTTATTTATGTGATTGACGTTTGTGTCTGTCGGCAGGTTACAGATAGTTATGGTGCCAAATAATTACAAGTCACGATCCACGTCTCTGGATGACTAATTATAAAGCACAGAGAATAACATTTTAATTATTGCTGAATTTTAGGAGGTATTACGCTGTATTTTTGTTGTATTTCCACAAATAACCGTCATAGCGTAACATAAAGATGCGTAGTTAAAATAAGATGGCACAGCTTAATATAAAGATGCATCCGTGATTTAATTGATTTACCTTGGAAAATATCTTAGTTCTAAAAGAAAGTACATATTTTATCATCAATAGGCCTAGGTGATGGAACATTTACGATGCTGCACCTGCATCTATCCAACGCCTCTGTCTACAGTAGAATGCAGACAGACCCCACCCAAGAAAGGCAGCATCTCGTTATTTTATTCAAGCAGTCGGGGTTCTTACACTGACGTGATCACTGTCATGACAACACATATCGTAGATTGCAACTgtaattatctgtacttttcaTCATTGTTGCATTTCGTAAATGTTTGCTTGACTGAAATTATGAATGATCATCGACTTAGGCCAGCTACTGGGTAGCCTTCTTCATTGTTATGGGTCTCTACCCAAATATTTTAACCAACATAGTCAGTCTCCACCATTCCCTTCTAAATGTAGTCCTAGTCTAAATGGTAGCCTATACCCCTGTATCAAAAGcaatatatctatatctatatctatatttatatatatatataattaatcCTATATTGGGTATGCAATAACATGAACCTGACAATATCACATACAGAAATATCAGATAAGCAAATAAAGAGGGAATTAGAATTGCTTCTTTGGTGGTGTAATTTAAAAATATTTGGCTCTTTGGGTTACAATTGTATGTGTGAATTATTTGAATGACCATTATAGTTTGCAAAATATACCAATATTCTTGTTTATAGTTTTACTTCCCTATATGGGTGAGGGGGAGGCAGGCCGGTCGGATCACTTCTGGTCTGGTGTTTAAATGTGAAGGCCTACATCATCCTCATGATCAttttaaagaaaagaaagtTTTTGCTGTTGATATAATCCCTTATATCAAAAAATATCTTTGTGTGAGTCAGTGTTTGTACAGACAGCTGGATGAGTGTGTAGGTTGTTGTCAGGTGTAGCACCCCAGTCCTGGAAAGTATTGGTCTGGTCAGCTGCTCTGAATGAGCTGGCTGTCTGCTGCACCACATGCCTTGCCCTGCTGGACTCTGTTGCATGGGTGTCGCACGCTAGAGAACACACAATGGGAGGCCGGCCAGCGCTGCAGCAAAGGATAGTTCCACATGGTGGCCTTTGCAGTAGCTGGCTAATCATATTGACTTCCTGCCGGCCACCAGCTGAGGCCTGGTTGTCGCGGCAACTTATCCAGACGTTTGCGTTATGGGATCATGTAAAGTAAGGAGTGGTTTGGCCTAAAAACCCCTCCCCTGGATAAATGGTTATACCACTTTTTTACTATTTGAATTCAAGGTATATCTGATACATGGAATAATGTGGAGAACAAAGCTATTTTCATGACAGTTATGAAAAAATACATCAGTATGAGTGCAATAAAGCTGCGTTTCACTCATGATCCTGACAAAACAGTCCATGAACACCATTGTTCTATTCTCTTCTAATTTTAATGTATTCTATCTATACATTATGATGTTCTAATGTATAGATGATGTTCCATCTATTCTAATATGATGTTAAAATTATTAAATTCTTTCGTCCTTGGTAAATACTGTAAATGCAAGACAACCCCTGTAAAAGTGATGCCACATACCTTTGAAGTGAGAACACTGCATCAAACGCGTTGATAAGTTCTCAACTAAAACCTCTGTGTTCTACAGCTTACAAAGAGAAGATGAAGGAGctctctgtcatctctctcatctGCTCCTGCTTTTATCCAGAGGCTCGCAACAATCTAGTCTGTGAGTTTGAAGGTAAGATTTACAGGTATTTTAAATCTATTCAAATACAACCTTGACCTGTGGATTCGCACAGAGTTGGCATTCAGAATCTACTGACTATCATCAAAACTGAACAACTTCCCTGTGTCTTGCATAAAAATGTCACAGGAGGACTTGAGATCCTTAGATTTGGCCATCAATATTGGCAGACTATTCATTAATTTATTCATAAACTACTTATGAGTTTAAGACAGTATTCAGTGAGCTCTCCAATATCAATACTCTAAAAACATTCATCATTGGTTTGACAGAGTCATTTGCAATTTGCCTAACAGCTGGGTGTGTCCTTAAAATTGCTCCAAGATTGAATTACAGCAATTCCAACAATCCAATAGCTCATTTGTTGGGGTGGCTTTTTTCCTCCGTTCCCTAGATATGGAAGTAAAGCCCATTAACAAGCGTGCCTCAGGCCAAGCCTTTGAGGTCATCCTCAAACCGCCCTCCCCAACAACTGACTCGGCCCACAACCTCGGGTCACTCCCCAAGAAGAAGGACGTGTCCCTGGAGGACATTCAGAAGAAGTTGGAAGCTGCAGAGGATCGAAGAAGAGTGAGTTCAAAACCCTGAAGCAGAGCAGCTAAAAAGATCAGAGAGCAAGACTGTGATCTGTAAACTCCCACTAAGCTATGGATGACACATTCCAGCCACACATCTTAAAATTAGATTTGGTTTAAATGTGTGATTGATTTAAAACGGTGTTGCCATACCTGTCGCCATGGGTAGGACCAAGCATTTTGATTATGTCCACAGGGACGTACTATAACAGAATAAGACAGATGAATTAGCTATGCTGAAATGCACGGTatcttatggaccctttcaacaaggtaaacaaaaa from Alosa sapidissima isolate fAloSap1 chromosome 3, fAloSap1.pri, whole genome shotgun sequence carries:
- the stmn2a gene encoding stathmin-2a — protein: MAKTVAAYKEKMKELSVISLICSCFYPEARNNLVCEFEDMEVKPINKRASGQAFEVILKPPSPTTDSAHNLGSLPKKKDVSLEDIQKKLEAAEDRRRSQEAQVLKALAEKREHERDVLLKAMEENSNFSKMAEEKLTLKMEQIKENREAHLAALLERLQEKERRAAVVRRNKELREELTA